The following proteins come from a genomic window of Companilactobacillus pabuli:
- the purH gene encoding bifunctional phosphoribosylaminoimidazolecarboxamide formyltransferase/IMP cyclohydrolase: MKRALISVSDKTGVVEFAKGLIANDFEIISTGGTYKKLQEAGVKVTEIDEVTKFPEILDGRVKTLHPVVHAGLLAKRDNPEHMKTLEKLNINTIDLVCVNLYPFKETISKEDVTPAQAIEQIDIGGPSMIRSASKNFKSVYVVIDNKDYETVLESIKSDEDDTVLRRRLAAKAFRHTAQYDSIIAHYLTDLNGDEFPDVEVLGYDYHQELRYGENSHQKAAFYQSAMPSEYSIASAKQLHGKELSFNNIKDADAALRIVADFDQPCVAALKHMNPCGVGVDDESIYKAWRKAYTADTMSIFGGIVAVNREVTKEIAEEMHKIFLEIVIAPSFTPEALEILEAKKNIRLLTLDFSKSKSADKYDYVSVMGGLLVQERDSTVDQMDEFKVVTKKAPTDEEMKALLFGQQIVKHVKSNAIVISTTDKTLGIGAGQMNRIGSVKIAIEQEEQADAHAPLVMASDAFFPMDDCVQYAAEHNITAIVQPGGSIKDQDSIDMANEHGIAMVFTGRRHFKH; this comes from the coding sequence ATGAAGAGAGCTTTAATCAGTGTTTCAGATAAAACAGGTGTTGTTGAATTTGCTAAAGGTTTAATCGCTAATGATTTTGAAATTATTTCTACTGGTGGTACATACAAGAAACTCCAAGAAGCAGGCGTTAAAGTAACTGAAATTGATGAGGTAACTAAATTTCCAGAAATTCTCGATGGTCGTGTAAAAACTTTGCATCCAGTCGTTCATGCCGGATTACTAGCTAAACGTGATAATCCTGAGCATATGAAGACACTTGAAAAGCTCAATATTAATACAATTGATTTAGTTTGTGTCAATCTTTATCCATTTAAAGAAACTATTTCAAAAGAAGATGTTACTCCAGCACAAGCTATTGAACAGATCGATATCGGTGGTCCTTCAATGATTCGTTCTGCATCTAAGAACTTTAAGAGTGTTTATGTAGTTATTGATAATAAGGATTATGAGACTGTCCTTGAAAGTATTAAATCAGATGAAGATGATACTGTTTTACGTCGTCGTTTAGCTGCTAAAGCTTTCCGCCATACAGCCCAATACGACAGCATTATTGCTCATTATTTGACAGATTTGAATGGGGATGAATTCCCAGACGTTGAAGTTTTAGGATACGATTATCACCAAGAATTAAGATATGGTGAAAATTCTCATCAAAAAGCTGCCTTTTATCAAAGTGCTATGCCAAGTGAATATTCAATCGCTTCTGCAAAACAACTTCATGGTAAGGAATTATCATTCAACAACATCAAGGATGCTGATGCTGCTTTAAGAATTGTAGCTGATTTTGATCAACCTTGTGTAGCCGCTTTGAAGCATATGAATCCTTGTGGTGTTGGAGTTGATGATGAATCAATTTACAAGGCATGGAGAAAAGCTTATACAGCTGATACGATGTCAATTTTTGGTGGTATTGTAGCAGTCAATCGCGAAGTTACTAAAGAAATTGCTGAAGAAATGCACAAGATTTTCTTGGAAATTGTAATTGCTCCTAGCTTTACACCTGAAGCCCTAGAAATTCTAGAAGCTAAGAAAAATATCCGTCTTTTGACACTTGATTTCTCTAAATCTAAATCTGCTGACAAATATGATTACGTATCTGTCATGGGTGGATTACTAGTTCAAGAACGTGATAGTACTGTTGATCAAATGGACGAATTTAAAGTTGTTACTAAAAAAGCTCCAACTGATGAAGAAATGAAGGCTCTATTATTCGGTCAACAAATTGTTAAGCACGTTAAGAGTAATGCTATCGTTATTTCAACAACTGACAAGACACTCGGTATTGGTGCTGGTCAAATGAATCGTATCGGTTCAGTTAAAATTGCGATTGAACAAGAGGAACAAGCTGATGCCCATGCACCTTTAGTTATGGCTTCTGATGCTTTCTTCCCAATGGACGACTGTGTTCAATATGCTGCCGAACATAATATCACAGCTATCGTTCAACCAGGTGGTTCTATCAAGGATCAAGATTCAATTGACATGGCAAACGAACACGGCATTGCAATGGTCTTCACAGGTAGAAGACACTTCAAACACTAG
- the purN gene encoding phosphoribosylglycinamide formyltransferase: MRVAIFASGSGSNFEAIAKSDELRNLGLEIEVLVCDQPKAHVLKRAEKYQIPVFVNQLADYPDRSTYEQAIIDKLKPLKIEYILLAGYMKVVTPTLLAAYPNRIINIHPSLLPKFSGLEAIERAFKAGDEVTGVTIHYIDEGVDTGPIIKQCKVVRLRNDTEASLEARIHQTEHQMYRQVILDLLNKNNEVAK; encoded by the coding sequence ATGAGAGTAGCCATCTTTGCTTCCGGCAGCGGCAGTAATTTCGAAGCCATTGCCAAATCGGATGAGTTAAGGAATTTAGGTTTAGAAATTGAAGTTTTAGTTTGTGATCAACCAAAAGCTCATGTTTTAAAGCGAGCTGAAAAGTATCAGATCCCCGTGTTCGTTAATCAATTAGCTGATTATCCTGATCGCAGTACTTATGAACAAGCAATCATTGATAAGTTAAAACCGTTGAAGATCGAATATATTTTATTAGCAGGCTATATGAAGGTTGTGACACCAACTTTATTAGCAGCTTATCCTAATCGCATTATCAATATTCATCCATCACTATTACCGAAGTTCTCAGGCCTTGAAGCAATTGAAAGAGCCTTTAAAGCAGGGGATGAAGTAACTGGTGTAACGATTCATTATATTGATGAAGGGGTCGATACAGGACCAATTATCAAGCAATGTAAAGTTGTTCGTTTAAGAAATGATACTGAAGCTAGTTTGGAAGCAAGAATTCATCAAACCGAGCATCAGATGTATCGCCAAGTAATTCTTGATTTATTAAATAAAAATAATGAGGTGGCCAAATAA
- the purM gene encoding phosphoribosylformylglycinamidine cyclo-ligase yields MSNPYQDAGVDIQSGYKISKFVKQNTHNKNIGNFGGVYEIPEGYKHPVLVSSDDGVGTKLLLTNEAKKWDTIGIDLVAMCVNDILSQGAIPQYFLDYISTGKIDQKVEEILKGVIAGCNQANAALIGGETAEMPGVYSEKDYDLAGFSVGICEKDDLLQKENLQSGDVLIGITSSGIHSNGYSLVRKIFFQDNDFSINDVLPEASGKTLGELLLTPTKIYVEDVVPLLEERLIKGISHITGGGFLENIPRMLPDDLAASINVDVWPKLPIFDILQKYGQLELCDMYNIFNMGIGMVIAVDPAREIEVLELLNENKTNAYTIGELVPRESQSLILKGDKL; encoded by the coding sequence ATGTCCAATCCCTATCAAGATGCGGGTGTTGATATTCAATCAGGCTATAAGATTTCTAAATTTGTTAAACAAAACACTCACAATAAAAATATCGGCAATTTTGGTGGCGTTTATGAGATTCCCGAAGGCTACAAACATCCAGTTCTAGTTTCTAGCGATGATGGTGTTGGGACAAAACTGTTACTGACGAATGAAGCCAAGAAGTGGGATACGATTGGTATTGATTTGGTAGCAATGTGTGTCAACGATATTTTGTCACAGGGAGCTATTCCTCAATACTTTTTAGACTATATTTCAACTGGCAAAATCGATCAAAAAGTCGAAGAAATCCTTAAAGGTGTAATTGCTGGGTGTAATCAAGCAAATGCCGCTTTAATCGGTGGCGAAACAGCAGAAATGCCCGGTGTTTATAGCGAAAAAGATTACGATTTAGCAGGTTTTTCAGTTGGTATTTGTGAAAAAGACGACTTATTGCAAAAGGAAAATCTACAAAGTGGTGATGTCTTGATTGGTATTACTTCTAGTGGAATCCATTCCAATGGTTATTCACTCGTTCGAAAGATTTTCTTCCAAGATAACGACTTTTCTATCAATGACGTGTTGCCAGAAGCATCTGGAAAAACTTTAGGCGAATTGTTATTAACACCAACGAAGATTTATGTTGAAGATGTTGTTCCATTGTTAGAGGAACGTTTGATCAAAGGCATCAGTCATATCACTGGTGGGGGATTTCTTGAAAATATTCCTCGGATGTTACCCGACGATTTAGCAGCGTCAATCAATGTTGACGTTTGGCCCAAGCTACCTATTTTTGATATTTTGCAAAAATATGGACAGTTGGAACTATGTGATATGTATAACATTTTCAATATGGGTATCGGGATGGTCATAGCTGTCGATCCTGCTAGAGAAATCGAAGTTTTGGAATTATTGAATGAAAATAAAACTAATGCTTATACAATTGGTGAACTAGTACCAAGAGAATCTCAAAGTCTGATTTTGAAAGGAGATAAGCTATGA
- the purF gene encoding amidophosphoribosyltransferase, which translates to MLNEVKSLNEECGVFGVWGAENANYLTYLGLHSLQHRGQEGAGIVANDGKRLRTYRNLGLLTQVFSKPEFLNSLVGNSAIGHVRYSTAGENKIENVQPLLFDFTDSQLALAHNGNLTNAITLKKELEEKGHIFKSSSDSEVLVHLIKVSNAPTLHEKIIEALNKIQGGFAYLLLTKDSLIVALDSHGFRPLSIGKLPNGGFVVASETCALDAVGATLVRDVKPGELITISDSGMEIDQWTKKTQLAICSMEFIYFARPDSDILGINVHSARKRMGANLAKEAPADGDIVVGVPNSSLSAASGYAEEIGLPYEMGLIKNQYMGREFIQPTKELREKSVRQKLAAVKGVVRGKRVILVDDSIVRGTTCAYIVQLLRDAGATEVHLRIASPRFMHPCFYGIDIQEKSELIAAHKSIPEMNQMFGSDSLKFLSEDGLIKAIGLNTDAPYSGLDMSYFNGDYPTYLYDYESKK; encoded by the coding sequence GTGCTTAATGAAGTAAAGAGTTTGAATGAAGAATGTGGTGTATTTGGTGTCTGGGGCGCTGAAAATGCTAATTACCTAACTTATTTAGGATTGCACAGTCTTCAACATCGTGGCCAAGAAGGTGCCGGAATCGTTGCCAATGACGGTAAAAGATTACGAACTTACCGTAATTTAGGATTGTTAACACAAGTTTTCTCTAAACCGGAATTTCTCAATAGTTTAGTTGGAAATTCAGCAATTGGTCACGTTCGTTATTCGACTGCTGGTGAGAACAAAATCGAAAACGTTCAGCCACTATTGTTTGACTTTACAGACAGTCAACTCGCCTTGGCGCATAACGGTAACTTGACTAATGCCATCACACTCAAAAAAGAATTAGAAGAAAAAGGTCATATTTTCAAATCTAGTTCTGATTCAGAAGTTTTGGTACATCTGATTAAGGTCTCTAATGCACCAACTTTACATGAAAAAATTATTGAAGCACTTAACAAGATTCAAGGTGGATTTGCCTATCTATTGTTGACAAAAGACTCTTTAATTGTAGCTCTTGATTCACACGGATTTAGACCCTTATCAATTGGTAAATTGCCTAACGGAGGTTTCGTAGTAGCCAGTGAGACTTGTGCTTTGGATGCTGTCGGAGCAACTTTAGTCCGTGATGTTAAACCAGGAGAATTGATCACTATCTCAGATTCTGGTATGGAAATTGATCAGTGGACTAAAAAGACTCAATTAGCTATTTGTTCAATGGAATTCATCTATTTTGCTCGACCAGACTCAGATATTTTAGGAATCAACGTTCATTCAGCTAGAAAACGTATGGGTGCTAATCTTGCCAAAGAAGCTCCAGCTGACGGAGATATTGTCGTAGGTGTTCCTAACTCTTCTTTGTCAGCAGCTAGTGGTTATGCTGAAGAGATTGGCTTGCCTTACGAAATGGGCTTGATCAAGAACCAATATATGGGTCGAGAGTTTATCCAACCAACTAAAGAATTGCGTGAAAAGAGCGTTCGTCAAAAGTTGGCCGCTGTTAAAGGTGTTGTTCGTGGCAAACGAGTAATTTTGGTCGATGATTCAATCGTCCGGGGAACTACTTGTGCTTATATCGTGCAATTATTACGTGATGCAGGGGCAACAGAAGTTCATCTAAGAATCGCTTCACCACGTTTCATGCACCCATGTTTTTATGGTATCGATATTCAAGAAAAGAGCGAATTGATTGCTGCTCACAAGTCGATCCCTGAAATGAATCAAATGTTTGGGTCTGATTCATTGAAGTTTCTCAGTGAAGATGGCTTGATCAAAGCAATTGGTTTAAATACGGATGCACCATATTCTGGTTTGGATATGTCATATTTCAATGGCGATTATCCAACGTATCTCTACGACTACGAGTCCAAAAAATGA
- the purL gene encoding phosphoribosylformylglycinamidine synthase subunit PurL has protein sequence MTEPTAKQIKDEKIYQQWGLTDEEYNLISEKILHRLPNYTEAGLYSVMWSEHCSYKNSKKVLRKMPNHSDRVLAGPGEDAGILDIGDNQAVVFKAESHNHPSAVEPYQGAATGVGGIIRDIFSMGAQPIALMNSLKFGPLKDGKTKHLVNEVVAGIGGYGNCIGLPTIGGEVSFEDCYEHNPLVNAMCIGLLNSTDFKHGTASGDKNLIVYVGAKTGRDGIHGATFASDEFTDTKNKQRSAVQVGNPFIEKLLMDACVEIIEQHSNWILGIQDMGAAGLVSSTAEMASKAGSGLKLNLDRVPQRETGMTAYEMMLSESQERMVLCVKPEFIDDVLMFFRHFELDAVVIGEVTNDKQYRIYHHNELVTDIPVDSLTEDVPEYDRVEKQPQRMIDDKDFHFEPKISSLKETWLDMLRRPNIASKKYFYQTYDSQVKANTLVRPGSDAGVVRIRGTKKAIAVTNDSNSKYVYLNPFVGGQIAVMEAARNIVASGGLPIGITDCLNYGNPEDPEAFYELDKSVEGIASACEIIDTPVISGNVSLYNEYNEVAIYPSPMVGMVGLIDDIKKVTTSDFKHSQDLIYVLGQTKDDFNGSEIQMAQMKQLKGDLRPLDLNKEKLHQDLIRQAINQGLVKSCHDLSEGGLAVALSESAFQNDLGFEVETKLTSQQMFSETQSRFLVTVAPKDQMAFENLVQRDFELLGFVSSQNIFKITTADETVQIDGQTAKSNWKEAIACLMK, from the coding sequence ATGACTGAACCTACTGCAAAACAAATTAAAGATGAAAAGATTTATCAACAATGGGGACTAACTGATGAAGAATATAACTTGATCAGTGAAAAGATTTTACATCGTCTACCAAACTACACAGAAGCGGGACTTTATTCCGTAATGTGGAGTGAACATTGTTCTTATAAAAATTCCAAAAAAGTTCTTCGCAAGATGCCTAATCACAGTGATCGCGTTTTAGCAGGTCCAGGTGAAGATGCAGGTATTTTAGATATTGGTGATAATCAAGCTGTCGTTTTCAAAGCTGAAAGTCACAACCATCCATCAGCCGTTGAACCTTATCAAGGGGCTGCAACTGGTGTTGGGGGAATCATTAGAGATATTTTCTCAATGGGTGCTCAACCAATTGCTTTGATGAATAGTTTGAAATTTGGACCATTAAAAGATGGTAAAACTAAGCATTTGGTTAACGAAGTAGTTGCAGGTATTGGTGGTTACGGAAACTGTATCGGTTTACCAACTATTGGGGGAGAAGTTTCTTTTGAAGATTGTTATGAACACAATCCATTAGTTAATGCAATGTGTATCGGTTTGTTGAACAGCACTGATTTCAAGCATGGTACTGCAAGTGGCGATAAGAACTTGATTGTTTATGTTGGTGCGAAGACTGGTCGTGATGGGATTCATGGGGCTACTTTTGCTTCAGATGAATTTACCGACACAAAGAACAAACAACGTTCAGCTGTGCAAGTAGGTAATCCATTCATTGAAAAATTATTGATGGATGCTTGTGTTGAAATTATCGAACAACATTCTAATTGGATCTTAGGAATTCAAGATATGGGTGCAGCTGGATTGGTTTCTTCAACTGCTGAAATGGCTTCTAAAGCAGGATCTGGTTTGAAATTGAATCTAGATCGTGTGCCACAACGAGAAACTGGCATGACAGCTTATGAAATGATGCTATCAGAATCTCAAGAACGAATGGTCTTATGTGTAAAACCAGAATTTATCGACGATGTATTGATGTTCTTTAGACATTTTGAATTGGATGCAGTTGTCATTGGTGAAGTTACTAATGACAAACAATATCGTATTTACCATCACAATGAACTAGTAACCGATATTCCTGTCGACAGTTTGACTGAAGATGTTCCGGAATATGATCGAGTTGAAAAACAGCCACAAAGAATGATTGATGATAAAGACTTCCACTTTGAACCAAAGATTTCCTCATTGAAAGAAACTTGGTTGGACATGTTACGACGCCCTAATATTGCTAGTAAAAAATATTTCTATCAAACTTATGATTCTCAAGTTAAAGCCAATACTTTGGTTCGCCCCGGTAGTGATGCTGGCGTGGTTAGAATTCGAGGAACAAAAAAAGCCATCGCAGTAACTAACGATAGCAATTCAAAATATGTTTATTTAAATCCTTTTGTTGGTGGACAAATTGCTGTTATGGAAGCAGCAAGAAATATCGTTGCCAGTGGTGGTCTACCAATCGGTATTACTGACTGTTTAAATTACGGCAATCCCGAAGATCCAGAAGCCTTTTATGAATTAGACAAGAGTGTCGAAGGAATTGCCAGTGCTTGTGAAATTATTGATACACCAGTTATCTCTGGTAATGTTTCACTTTATAACGAATATAACGAAGTGGCCATTTATCCTAGCCCAATGGTAGGGATGGTCGGCTTGATCGATGATATCAAAAAAGTTACTACGAGTGATTTCAAACACAGTCAGGATCTGATTTATGTATTAGGTCAGACGAAAGACGACTTCAATGGTTCAGAAATCCAAATGGCACAAATGAAACAATTAAAAGGTGATTTAAGACCATTAGATCTAAATAAAGAAAAATTGCATCAAGATTTGATCAGACAAGCCATCAATCAAGGTTTAGTGAAGAGTTGTCATGATCTTTCAGAAGGTGGTTTAGCAGTTGCCTTGTCAGAATCGGCCTTTCAAAATGACCTCGGGTTTGAAGTTGAAACTAAATTAACTTCTCAACAAATGTTCTCAGAAACTCAATCACGATTCTTAGTAACAGTGGCACCAAAGGATCAAATGGCCTTTGAAAACCTTGTACAAAGAGATTTCGAATTATTAGGTTTTGTTAGTTCCCAAAATATTTTCAAAATTACTACAGCCGATGAAACAGTTCAAATCGATGGACAAACAGCTAAGAGTAATTGGAAAGAGGCGATTGCGTGCTTAATGAAGTAA
- the purQ gene encoding phosphoribosylformylglycinamidine synthase subunit PurQ has product MKFAVVNFPGSNCDMDLFYAIRDGIKQAVELVDYRATSLDGFDGVLIPGGFSYGDYLRSGAIAVHAPIVKEIIRFANEGKIVLGICNGFQILTELGLLPGALIQNEKSRFICETVDLEVENNQTIFTSRYQPKEIIKVPIAHGEGRYYCDEATLQELKENHQIIFKYKENINGSVDQIAGIANKEKNVLGMMPHPERAIEEILGSDDGLKLFQSLINPEVKVND; this is encoded by the coding sequence ATGAAATTTGCAGTGGTAAATTTTCCGGGCTCCAACTGTGATATGGATCTCTTTTATGCGATTCGTGATGGCATCAAACAAGCAGTTGAACTAGTCGATTATCGAGCTACCTCTTTGGATGGTTTTGATGGCGTGTTAATTCCCGGTGGTTTTTCATACGGTGACTATTTGCGTAGTGGAGCAATTGCTGTACACGCACCAATCGTTAAAGAAATTATTCGTTTTGCTAATGAAGGCAAAATCGTTTTGGGAATCTGCAACGGTTTTCAAATTTTAACTGAGTTAGGTTTGTTGCCTGGTGCTTTGATTCAAAATGAAAAGAGTCGTTTTATTTGTGAGACTGTCGACCTTGAAGTTGAGAACAATCAGACTATTTTCACAAGTCGCTATCAACCAAAAGAAATAATCAAAGTTCCAATTGCCCATGGTGAGGGACGTTATTACTGTGACGAAGCAACTTTGCAGGAATTAAAAGAGAATCATCAAATCATTTTCAAGTATAAAGAAAATATCAATGGCAGTGTGGACCAAATTGCTGGTATTGCCAACAAAGAAAAGAATGTATTGGGAATGATGCCTCATCCGGAAAGAGCAATTGAAGAAATTCTTGGTTCTGATGACGGTCTAAAATTGTTCCAATCGTTAATCAATCCAGAAGTAAAGGTGAATGACTAA
- the purS gene encoding phosphoribosylformylglycinamidine synthase subunit PurS, which yields MKLVKVYVTLKDSVLDAQGEAIKSAINTMGYDKISDVHMGKYFELKFANDYQELENDVDKICDDLLANPNIETYRYEITEAE from the coding sequence ATGAAATTAGTTAAAGTTTACGTTACTTTGAAGGATTCCGTTTTAGATGCACAAGGAGAAGCCATCAAGTCTGCTATCAATACGATGGGCTATGACAAAATATCCGATGTTCATATGGGCAAGTACTTTGAATTGAAATTTGCCAATGATTATCAAGAATTAGAAAACGATGTCGATAAAATTTGTGATGACCTTTTAGCAAATCCTAATATTGAAACTTATCGTTATGAAATTACGGAGGCTGAGTAA
- the purC gene encoding phosphoribosylaminoimidazolesuccinocarboxamide synthase codes for MTNEKLLYEGKAKNVYQAENEDEVLMVYKDQATAFNGKKKEILPGKGVLNCQISMLVFDYLIKNGIKTHLVKNLSDHEQLVKKTNVFPLEVVLRNITSGSLVRKFQIEEGQKLSTPIIEFYYKSDALDDPFINESQIHALGIADNAEIEVIKEQALKINQLLIPFFAKADFDLVDFKLEFGKYNGQIILVDEFSPDNCRLWDKTSHHSMDKDVFRKHEGDLVETYHDVLQRLQDK; via the coding sequence ATGACAAATGAAAAGTTACTTTACGAAGGAAAAGCTAAGAACGTGTATCAAGCTGAAAATGAAGATGAAGTTTTGATGGTTTATAAAGATCAGGCAACAGCTTTCAATGGTAAGAAAAAAGAAATCCTACCCGGTAAAGGTGTTTTAAACTGTCAGATCTCCATGTTAGTTTTTGATTATTTAATCAAGAATGGCATTAAAACTCATTTAGTAAAAAATCTTTCCGATCATGAACAATTAGTTAAAAAAACTAATGTCTTTCCTTTAGAAGTAGTTTTAAGAAATATCACTTCCGGTTCTTTAGTAAGAAAATTCCAAATTGAAGAAGGTCAAAAATTATCGACTCCAATTATCGAATTTTATTATAAGAGCGATGCATTAGACGATCCCTTTATCAACGAATCACAAATTCATGCCTTAGGAATTGCTGATAATGCAGAAATCGAAGTTATCAAAGAACAAGCTTTAAAGATCAATCAATTATTGATTCCTTTCTTTGCCAAAGCTGACTTTGATTTAGTTGACTTCAAACTTGAGTTTGGTAAATACAATGGTCAAATCATTTTAGTAGATGAATTTTCACCTGATAATTGCCGTCTATGGGATAAAACTAGTCACCATTCGATGGACAAAGATGTCTTTCGTAAGCACGAAGGCGATTTAGTTGAAACATACCACGACGTCTTGCAACGACTACAAGATAAATAG
- the purK gene encoding 5-(carboxyamino)imidazole ribonucleotide synthase — protein MDKTILPGSTIGIIGGGQLGQMMSFCAKEMGYKVIILDPQENCSAAQVSDDQIVAEYSDVDQLVELAKRCDVLTYEFENVDAAAINEVKKYTQVPQGTKALKVTQNRISEKDFIDANGFSTVPHVVIENIFEYHRGVEKLGAPVILKTIRGGYDGKGQILITDPEDVCFADIEHLLMQGPCMLEKKIDLEKEVSVVVSANSKGEKSIFPIIENVHRHNILHLSTCPAQISEKSARHIYNVAETLAEKLELVGTMCIEFFISDKDEVFVNEIAPRPHNSGHLTIEACNISQFDAHIRGVCNLAMPKVELLKPAAMVNLLGQHLEPAKRELAQHPEWHFHDYGKDAVKENRKMGHITILSDDLEKTKQAIENNSIWDV, from the coding sequence TTGGATAAGACAATTTTACCTGGCTCAACAATTGGGATTATCGGCGGTGGTCAATTAGGTCAGATGATGTCCTTTTGTGCCAAAGAAATGGGTTATAAAGTGATTATTTTAGATCCACAAGAGAATTGTTCGGCCGCACAAGTGTCTGATGATCAAATCGTAGCTGAATATTCGGATGTTGATCAACTAGTTGAATTAGCTAAAAGATGCGATGTTTTAACTTATGAGTTTGAAAATGTCGATGCGGCGGCTATCAATGAAGTTAAGAAATACACTCAAGTGCCTCAAGGTACTAAGGCTTTGAAGGTTACTCAAAATAGAATTTCTGAAAAAGATTTCATCGATGCTAATGGTTTTTCAACCGTTCCGCACGTTGTGATTGAAAATATTTTTGAGTATCACCGTGGCGTAGAAAAATTAGGTGCTCCAGTAATTTTGAAGACGATTCGTGGCGGCTATGATGGGAAAGGTCAAATTTTGATCACAGATCCCGAAGATGTTTGCTTTGCTGATATTGAACATTTATTGATGCAAGGACCTTGCATGTTGGAAAAGAAAATCGACTTGGAAAAAGAAGTTTCGGTTGTCGTTTCTGCTAACAGTAAGGGCGAAAAGTCAATTTTTCCAATTATTGAAAATGTCCATCGTCACAATATTTTACATTTGAGTACTTGTCCAGCTCAGATCAGTGAAAAGAGTGCTCGGCACATTTACAACGTTGCTGAAACTTTAGCTGAAAAACTCGAGTTGGTCGGTACGATGTGTATCGAATTCTTTATTTCTGATAAAGATGAAGTTTTTGTTAATGAGATTGCTCCAAGACCTCATAATTCGGGCCATTTGACGATTGAAGCATGCAACATTTCTCAATTCGATGCTCATATCCGAGGAGTTTGCAACCTAGCAATGCCTAAAGTTGAACTTCTCAAACCAGCTGCTATGGTCAACCTTTTGGGTCAACATTTAGAACCCGCTAAAAGGGAATTAGCTCAACATCCAGAATGGCATTTCCACGACTATGGAAAGGATGCCGTTAAAGAAAATCGCAAGATGGGTCACATCACAATTTTGAGTGATGATCTTGAAAAAACTAAACAAGCTATCGAAAATAATTCAATTTGGGACGTGTAA
- the purE gene encoding 5-(carboxyamino)imidazole ribonucleotide mutase, translating into MSDVAIVMGSISDLKVMQATIDVLQELGVSYEAKVISAHRTPQEMLDFARGAKDTFKVIIAGAGGAAHLPGMIASSTILPVIGVPVPSRYLKGMDSLLSIVQMPAGVPVATVSIGEAGAKNAAILATKICALQNENYQESLRKYVQAMHDKSLESGKDLG; encoded by the coding sequence ATGTCTGATGTAGCGATAGTTATGGGTTCCATTTCTGATTTAAAAGTTATGCAAGCAACAATTGACGTCTTGCAAGAGCTTGGAGTCAGTTATGAAGCCAAAGTGATTTCAGCGCACCGTACGCCTCAAGAAATGCTCGATTTTGCGAGAGGTGCTAAGGATACTTTCAAAGTGATCATTGCCGGAGCAGGGGGAGCTGCTCATTTACCTGGCATGATCGCATCATCAACAATTTTACCGGTGATTGGGGTACCGGTTCCATCGAGATATCTTAAAGGGATGGACTCATTGCTTTCAATAGTACAAATGCCAGCAGGAGTTCCAGTTGCAACTGTTTCCATTGGTGAAGCTGGGGCAAAGAATGCGGCAATTTTAGCCACTAAGATTTGCGCACTACAAAATGAAAATTATCAAGAATCATTAAGGAAATATGTTCAAGCGATGCACGACAAATCGCTAGAAAGTGGGAAAGACCTTGGATAA
- a CDS encoding YneF family protein, which translates to MGTTIVVGILALLVGLVGGFFAARWYMKKYFQDNPPISADMIKQMMAQMGQKPSQKKLNQLMNTMKNSQKNNK; encoded by the coding sequence ATGGGAACAACAATAGTCGTTGGTATTTTAGCTTTGTTGGTTGGCCTAGTTGGTGGTTTCTTTGCAGCTAGATGGTATATGAAGAAATATTTCCAAGACAATCCACCAATCAGTGCTGATATGATTAAGCAAATGATGGCTCAAATGGGACAAAAGCCTTCACAAAAGAAACTTAATCAATTAATGAATACTATGAAGAATTCACAAAAGAACAACAAATAG